CGTCTTTGGGAAGAAGCAGCGTGGCCGTTTCGCCGGGCCAGTTCAGAACGAGCACATACCCGCCTTCTTGCGGCTTCCATGTGACCTGGGCTGACCGGTCGTTGCCCATGCGGTGGGGATGATAAAGAGCCAGGAATTCAATCTGTGATGATTTTTCCGGAGTTTCGGCCGTCAGATGCCATTCCCTCACCGTGATCCTGGGCCGGGGATTGGGATCATATTCGTTCGTTTGTGTGAAGCTCAGCCTTTCCGGCGTCAGGAATTGGACGGGGCATTCCACCTGACCCACTCGGGCAACAACGCGGTTGCCATCGACCTCCATTTTCTCCGGGCTGTGGAGCCAGTACTGATATTGCACCGGACGCGTGGCGACCAACCGATCGTAAATGACGATCCATTCCGGCTTGAGAAAGATGATCGTGCGGGTGAATCTTCTCAGGAGAGGTTGTCCCTTGCCCTGGGGATCGCCGGGGTCTCGGTAGCAGGGGCCTGCCTCGCCTTCCACAACGTCGATCTCCGGGGACGTGTAAAAGGCCGTAATTTGCCCACGTGTCTCGGCCGAGTGGGGAACCTGGCCAATCCCATCGACCGTAATGCTGTTCACCGATCGCGTGCTCCACATCCAGCGAACGTGGTGAGCGCTCCCGTAGAGATCTCGCCGTCCGCTGGAGACAAAAAGGCGCGCATTGTACGCCGTGAGAAGGAAAGAGTTGTTGGCGTCGTAACCGTGCGATTGGGTGCCGAAGGGACTCGATTTGAAGAGGATCTGGATGTTGTCGCGGGCATCGAGGAGGGTTGTATTCAGGGCGGCCTGGCCCGTTCCGCGAAATACCCGCGAAGTCGGCAGGTCATCCGGCGGTTGGGAGACAACTTTTGGAAGTGTTCCGCGGACGAATTCCCAGAATTCCCTGGGTTGCGGCGGTCCACCCATGCTTTCCACATACCACATCCAGTGCGGATTACGGGCCTGAACAGCGAAAATGGACATGAGCGGCACGTTACTGCGGGCCTCGCGGGTGCAGGCCAAATCGCCGAAACCGCCCGTCACGGCGTGGGGAGGCATTAAATACAACGCGTAGTAGCCCGCCTTTGAAAAATACGGCTTTTGGAAGGCGTTGATTCTGAACGTGGCGCGCATGATGTCGGCCCACCAGGTAAAACGTTCCATGTAACTCGCCCAGTAGCTGGATCCTTCGTGCCATCCGCCATCGTCGTCGCACCAGACCGGGTAGGTGTTGAAAAACACGTTGAGGGCGAACCACGTCCAGTCATCCGCCTCGGGGATTTCGCCGTGAAAAGTGATCCCAACTTCGCCGAGAAAATGCCACGCCCGATTTGCATGACTGTTATACGGTCGCCAGAAATGCCGCGGACACAACGTGCGGTACATTTCCGTTCCCCGAATCCGCATGACTTCTCGGCATTTCTGACGCTCTTCTTCGGTCAGGAGGTCATAAACAAACGTATAGGTGCGTGAGAAATAGTAGGCGTAGGGCATTCCCGCTTCGTCGTTGTAGCGAAAACCAGTCGAGCCCACGGGGTCCCATTTCGCACAGTCCAGGAGGATCCTTTTGGCAAGCTCTCCGTAGGGCCTGTGGCCGCCTACCCGATAAACAAACCCCAAAAGAGCCGATGTACCGAGGGCTCGAATGGTGTATTCTCGGTTTCCCCACCAGATTTTCGCCCATTCATCGCTCTTTGTTTCGATATTGGGTGGATACTTGGGTGGTTCCTCGGTGGGCGGGGGATTGCGGAGGGCATTTTCGCACCGTGCGACCAGCCGCTCCCAGAGATCTTTCAACTCGCCTTTCGCGGCTGCCCGTAGTCGGGGAAGGTCCTCCGGTCGAATGAATAGACGCGGATGATCGGCCGGGATCCTCGCCAGCAATTCATCCCGGGATGGCATCGGCATGGACACAGCGTGTGGAGGGATGGTGAATTGCCGCACACGGCTCCAATGGGTTACGACTGCCTGGTTACGCCCACGGTACCGCCAGAAATACCGGCCTGCCCCAAAGGTTTTTGGCGGACAATGGACATTCCAGATGATTCCGCGGGCCTCGTAGACCATGTCGCGAAAATCGGAGTCCCGCGCGACTTGGATTTCCCAATCTTGGATATTGTTTTGCGGACGCCAGCTGAATGCCGGTGGATCCGTGGCGGAAATCGACTGATCCTCCGGGCGGTAACCCCACTCTCCCGGCTGGGCCGGTGATTCATCAAGTGCCAGACGACTTTCTTGACCTGAAGCCCGTACTCCAGTCCATAGCACAGATGAAAGGGCAAAGAGCAAGCTGAAAGCCGTATGAAGTCCGATCGACCGGTTCATGGAAGGGCCTCCCCGATTAACACCGATTGGGCGATTCTAAACAGTGGAGAGCGTGTAACTGGGACCACTGAAACAACGCGGGCAGCCCTATTGTGGTATGCGATCCTTCGAGCCGCAAGTCACCAGGGGGTGCCTGTTGGGGCCTTTGCCAGGTGGGAGGGAATTCCGATTCCGCAGCTCAAGGCATTTGCTGAGGGTCCCAAGTATGGACAAAGTCGACCAGGGCCAGCACATTGTCGACGGGCGTCGATGGGAGGACTCCATGCCCGAGATTGAAAATATGTCCCGGACGCCCGCGAGTTCTCTCCAGAATGCGGCGGGCTTCTTCGAGAACGAACTCCCGCGAAGCACAAAGAACCGCGGGGTCCAGATTTCCCTGGATCGCGTGGTCTTCGCCAATGGCTGCCCACGCGTCGGCGAGGTCCACCCGCCAGTCCACGCCGACGACCTGTCCACCCACTTCAGCCTGAAGGGGAATCAGGGCCGGATTTCCGGTCAGGAAGTAAATGACGGGAACATTCCGAGGTAATTGGCTTACCACGGCTTGGGTGTACGGCAGCACGAACTGCCGGTAGTGGTCCGGAGCCAGACATCCTGCCCAGCTATCGAAGAGTTGGATGGCCTGCACTCCTGCGTCGATTTGGGCGTTCAGATACCGTGCCACGGACGCCACCAGACGTTCCATGAGTTCCCGCCAGGCCTGAGGGTAGGCAAACACAAAGCGTTTTGTGCGTTCGAAGGAGCGGGACGTACGGCCCTCAATGGCGTAAGCGGCGAGTGTGAAAGGGGCACCTGCAAAGCCGATCAACGGAATTTCCGCTGGAAGATTGGCTCTGGCCAGGCGGACTGCCCGGAACACATAGTCCAGCGCGCCGAGATCTTTCTCTTGTATTTCGCGGACGGATTCCACATCGTCAGGGAGTCGCAACGGATTGCGAATGACCGGCCCTTCGTCGGGACCAAAACGAAGGTCGAACCCCATCGGCTCCAGAATCGGTAAAAGATCAGCAAACAGGATCGCCGCATCCACACCAAGCCGGGCCACCGCATTCACCGTGATTTCCGCAGCCAACTCCGGAGATCGACACAGCTCAAGAAAGGAAACTTTCTCACGAAGTTGGCGGTACTCTGGCAAATAGCGGCCGGCCTGCCTCATCAACCAGATGGGGACGCGCTCGACGGGCTGGCGGCGGGCCGCCTTCATGAAATTACTCTCTTCCCACGGAAATGCTGCCATACCCCTCGTTCTCGTTACAGCTTGCTGTGTGGTTAACGGTTCCCTCGTGAAATCGCATTCATCGTAACCGGCTGTGATGAGATTTTCTACCTTGCCTGAGCTTTCCCAATCACGGAAGAAAGTGGTCTGATGATAGCCGAGCTGTTAACAAAAAAGAATCGCCCGAAGACTTGGGCGTCCTCGGGCGATTCGTGACTCACGTGGTGACGGTCACTTGCAACAGGACCGGCCTAATTGATTCAGGCGTTCGGAGCCTGGGGCAGCGGGGCCGGAGCGGTCGGCTTCTCGGCTTTCTTGGGAGCAGGCTGTTCAGCCGGAGCGGCCTCAACGCCGCAGCCACACTCACTCACCACGCAGGCGCGTTTCTCGCAGCCAAGCAGATTGCGGAGGAAGTTGAGGACCGGCCGTTCGCAGCGAGGCTGGCAGCCGGGTTCGCAGGCCGCCTCGCAAGCGGGCTCGCAGGCCTTCTCGCAAGCCGGCTTCTCGCAGGCGACCTCGCACTCACGGCAGTGGAGCCGGTGATGGAGACGGCACAGGGGGCCGCACACCGGTTCCTTGCAGGCCGGCTCGCAAGCCTTCTCGCAAGCCGGTTCGCAGGCCTGGGCTTGCTCGCAGGCATTGCAGTCGGGTTGGCCGCAGGTTGGGCAGGCCGGGCCAAACACCCTGCGGACGAGGTTTCGCACAGGCTGCGGACGGCAGGTGACGCACTCCGGAGCGCAGGCCGGTTCAGGCACGGCGCACTTGGCCGGTTCACATGCCTCGCAGGCCGTTACGTGCCGGTGGGACGCAAACAGATCCCGCAAGCCGGCAAACAGATCACAACGTTTCGCCCGTTCACAGGGCTCACATGCCGGGGCTGGCTGGGCACAAGCCTGACAGCCCTCGTCGAGGCTGACCATGCGGCCGAACATGTCGGCTCCCCAGCTTCGGCCGCACAGCATCGCGCTGATCACAAGCGCTCCCAGTAGCAGTGTCTTTCTCATTGAACGTGCACTCCTCTACACGACCTGAGAGAGCGTGGCCTTCCAACCTGTCGGCCCCAACCCGAGCACCGCACACGGCCGCTGCGCGACGCGCTCAATCTCGGTCAGTGGGTTCTCCCATGGGTTAGAACCGACTGGGTGGATTAGGGTCGCAGCGCGGGAAGGATCGCACGCGTCCCTCAAAACCCAACTGATTCGCGTCAGGTCCGTCGAACCCTTCCGTGGTTCGATTGTTCCCCGTCGGTTGCCTGACACGCCTCCTTCTGGCTGCTTCATAACCTCGCGTTGGCGAGGTTCAGTTCTCGTAATCGGCATTCGAGTTGAGCACCCTTGAGCGTACGCAAGTGTATTTCTGAGAATGGGTTACTATTCAGAAAAGGGGGCTTTTGTCTGTTGCGGGAAATAGAAAGGCGGGGCAACATTTAACGGCAAAATACGGCTCCAATCGGCCGTTAAACTTTTCCTATGTTTTCTGCCCGCGTTGAGCAGCAGATCCGCTCACGCCGCCATCATGAGACAACGCGGCCTCTCTTGAATTGCCCTGGCCCCGCCCGCACAATAGCCCTCATGAGTGACAAACGCTATCGACTGGCCGACTTCAACCAAATACCCGGCGTGGCTTGCCCTTGCGGCACGGCTTTCCGGGCTTTCGCCGACGTGCCGGAGTTCCCCGGGACGATTCACCGGACCGAAATCCACACCGCGGCTCGGCCGCACTTCCATCGAAAGTTGACGGAAACCTACTACATTTTGGAGGCGGATCCGGGTGCTTTTCTGGAATTGGATGGCGACGTCATACCCGTTCACCCTGGACTTTGTGTGATTATCCCTCCCGGTGTTGTTCATCGCGCGGTGGGGCGGATGGTGATCCTCAACATCGTGGTTCCTAAATTTGACCCCAGCGACGAAGTCCTGGTGGACGAGTCAAAAGACCTTCACTCGGAATAGCATTTCTGACAATCAGGCTGTAAATACATGCAACGTTCACCAGAAGCCGCGTAGACACCGAGAAAAGCGAGGGAAGACTTGATCAGCGATCGGATAGGCTTTCCAACATTCCCTCGTCAACCACATGGGAACAAGCAACCTTGAGAGCGCTTCCCAGCGGAAGGGGACGGAGGGACACGATGACAGGTATTCGGCCGCGCCTTGTTCGGAATGCTCAGGGGTCTGTGTTACTGGTCGCCGTGGTTGTTTTGGTTCTGTCTGGGGTGAATGCCGATCAATGCACCCAGGCAGGCGACTGGCCGCAGCTCGGGGGTTCATCGACCCGCAATAACGTTTCCCCGGCCGCGGGTTTGCCGGTGAGTTGGTCGTTGGGTGAGGTTGATCGTGCCACGGTACGGTGGATTGGCGGCACAACCGCCCGGAATATCCGCTGGGTCACACCGCTGGGAACGGAATCGTACGGCAGCCCTGTGGTTGCGGGGAACAAGATATTTTGTGGAACGAACAACGGCCAGGGATATGTGCCGCGGTATCCACCGAAGGTGGATTTGGGATGTCTCCTTTGCCTGAGCAGAGACACGGGAGCCTTTCTTTGGCAGTATTCAGCCCCGGTGCTTTCTGACTCCGGGATGAACTGGCCCGAGCAGGGGTTGTGCTCCACGCCTCTCGTTGAGGGGGACCGGCTCTGGGTGGTCACGAACCGGGGCTGTGTGGTCTGCCTCGACACGGAGGGTTTTTATGACGGCGAGAACGACGGCCCCTTCACACGGGAGGAATCCACGGACCTCCGTGAGGCGGACGTCGTGTGGGAGTTCAACATGATCGAAAGATTGGGAGTTCATCCCCGGTATATGACATCGTCCTCACCCACCGCTTGGGGCGATCTGCTTTTTGTTGTTACATCGCACGGCACGGGAGAAAAAGGCGAGATTGCTCGGCCGGATGCACCCAGTTTTCTCGCATTAGACAAGAAGACGGGGGAAATAGTCTGGGCCGACAACTCGCCCGGCGATCGCATCCTGGAAGGGCAGTGGTCCAGTCCCGCCTGTGGAGTCCTGGGGGGTGTGCCGCAGGTGATCTTTGGAGGAGGCGACGGCTGGGTGTATTCATTTCTGGCAGAACGCACGACGAACGGGAAGCCCACACTCCTATGGAAATTCGACGCCAATCCAAAGAAAACGCGTTTTGAGGAAGGGGGACTGGGCGATCGGAATTACCTGGTGGCTGCTCCCGTCATCGCGGGCGGCAAAGTGTACGTGGTGACCGGTCAAGATCCTCAATGGGGTGAAGGCCCCGGCGATCTCTGGTGTATTGACCCTACCAAACGGGGAGATATCAGTGCCGAGTTGGTTGTTGATTCGGCCGGAAATCCGGTACCACCGCGGCGAACGTTCGCCGTAGACGAAAGCCGCGGCGAACGGGTGGTCACCAACCCTAACTCGGGTGTCATCTGGCATTATCGCGGCCAGGACCTCAACGGTAATGGAAAACTGGATTTTGAAGAAACATTACACCGGACGCTGGGAATGCCTGCGGTGGCGGGGGGGATTCTCGTGGTGGGCGACGGCTCCGGAATCGTCCACTGCTTGGATGCGGAAACAGGGCAACTCCTGTGGACCCACGACATGATGGCCTCGGTCTGGGGATCACCATTAATCGCCGACGGGAAGGTTTATCTGGGGGATGAGGACGGTGATGTGGCGGTTTTTGAGCTGGCTCGTGAAATGAAGCTGCTGGCCGAGAATCCCATGGCAAGTTCCGTGTATACTACCCCCATTGCGGTGGACGGCGTGCTTTACATCGTCACCCGGCGCCACTGTGTCGCAATCGGTTCACATTCTGCGAATTCAACGGCCAATACGCCGTGACAATGAGAGCGAAAACTGGCAAGAGGTGAGAAAATTCGCGGGAGGTGCGGCGACGATGCAACCGACAAATAAACGCACAGCGTGGGTTTGCACGCTCGTGGCAATTGGCGTGCTCGGCGGGCTGGGGGTGGAGAGAGTTCCGGCACGCGACTGGTATGTGGCCGTGGATGGCCGCCCGCAAAATTCGGGAACTCGCGAATCGCCGTGGGATCTGGAGTCGGCACTCGGCGGCCGGCAAAAGATTGAGCCGGGCGACACGCTCTGGATATCGGGTGGTACCTACCGCTTTCCCGATCGTTCGCTCAACAGTCCGGGATTCACCGTTCGGTTGACTGGTGAACCGAATAGACCGATTCACGTCCGTGCGGTGCGGGGGGAACGCGTCACGATCGACGGCGGCTTAAGCGTGGTTAGCCCCAGCGATTATGTGTGGATTTGGGATCTGGAAATCCTGGTCTCGGAAAACTTCACGATGAGCCGGGAACTGGATGAACCGGGTTCGCATCCGCAAAGCTACGGCCGACCATGGGGTGGGCTTAATATTCATGCGGGAAAAGGCTGCAAGTATATCAACCTCGTCATTCATGACAATGCCCAGGGAGTCAGTTTCTGGCGCGGAGCCACCGATAGCGAGTTGCACGGCTGCATCATCTTCGACAACGGATGGAAAGCGCCGGATCGGGGTCATGGGCACGCAATTTACACCCAGAATGAAAACGGCGTCAAAATCATTTCCGATTGCATCATGACCGGCGGGTTTGGATACACGATGCATGCTTACGGTTCGGAGCGGGCGTTCGTGGACCACTACCTGGTGCAGGGAAATATCGCCTACAATGGCGGGACCTTCCTCATCGGTGGCGGTCGGCCCAGCCGCGATATTCGAGTACTGGAGAATTTCTTTTACAACGTCAATCTGCAGCTGGGCTATTCTGCCCCATTTAACGAAGATTGTGAGGTTCGCAATAATATCCTCGTTAACGGCAGCCTGGCAATCAATCGTTTTCGCCAAGTCATTCAGGAAGGCAATCTCATCATTCCACCTGGGGCACCGCGACCCAACGAACCAGCCCGCGTCGTCCTTCGCCGAAATCGGTATGATCCCACACGGGCCCACGTCCTCGTGTTCAACTGGAAGAAAAACCCCACCGTGGATGTATCACTGGACGGTTTTGCAACCCCAGGAATGATCTATCGTTTTATGGAACCGCGAGATGTGTATGGGCGTCCCGTTTTGGAAGGCCGGTACACAGGTCAACCGGTACAGGTACCGATGCAGGGAGAATTCGGCGTCTGGGTGGTCTTTGTACAACAACCCTGAGTTGTGGCGGTTGCACACTGGAGCAACAGTTCCGCGATGGCACCCCTGACCGTTATTCCAGCTGTGCCAGCTCTTCGAGTTTTTTCATATTGATGATTTCCAATTCGTTGCGGGAGAGGTGTTTGATCGCTCCCACCAACTCCAGCCGACGGAGGACCCGGGAAAAGGTTTCACTTGTGAGGTCAAGCTGGGCAGCGAGGTGCCGTTTGAGCGTCGGTAACCGAACTTTCTGATGATCGCGGTGTGATTTTTCGAGGAGCAGCCTCGCAACCCGGCCTGCCGCGTCGCGGAGTGTCAGGTCTTCCACGAGATCCACCAGGCGCCTCACCCAAAGGCAAAGGCTGAGAAGTAATTGCCGGCAGAGTTCGTGGTCTTCCGCGATCAGCTTTTGCAGGGGTTCGAGTGGAAGAAGTACGCAGGTGGTGGGCGATACAGCTTCAGCACAGGCAGGACACGGAAAATTGCCGATGGCGGCCACCTCCGCAAACGTTTCTCCAGGGCCAACCAGGTGTAACACCCGCTCTCGCCCCTGGGGTGTGCGCTTGAAGATCCGCACCAGGCCGGTGCCCACCACGTACATCCCTGGGCAAAGCTCGTTCTGCCGAAAGATGGTTTGTCCGCTGCGAAATTTCACTACACGGGAAATGGCAAACAGCCGTCGAAAGGCCGTTTCGTTGACATCCGCGAAAAACGGGCAATTTTCCAGAATCTCTACCGCTGAAGGTGACATGATGCCTTGCCGGGCTAGGTGGCTGGTTGAACTCTCAAATAATTTTTGGCCGGACTTGATCTGCGTCAAAATCTCAAAACATCCTGGCCCGTATTATAGCGTTGGATGGCCAATCAACGGGATTGGCCTGCGAATGAAAAAGCGAGCGCAAAGGAAGTTTCTGAGCTTTTGGACGCTGCATAAGGAGGAGTTGTCTATGTTCTGCAACCAATGTGAACAGACCTCGAATTGCACCGGATGTGTTATCAGCCCGGGTGTTTGTGGCAAGAACGAGGATGTGCAATCCCTTCAGGAAACACTCCTTTATGGTGTGAAAGGGATGGCTGCGTACGCCCATCATGCCCGGCGATTGGGCATGGTCGACGAAGAGGTGGACGCCTTCATCGAGAATGCCCTCTTTGCCACGATGACCAACGTAAACTTCGATTTAGACAGCCTGTTTGAGCTGGTTCTCGAATGTGGCCGCCACAATCTCCGCGTTATGGAGATGCTCGACGAGGGCCACGTTCGTCGCTACGGTCAGCCCAGTCCCACGACAGTCAAAGAGGGAACGCAGGCGGGACCAGGCATCCTCGTGACGGGACATGACCTCCGCGATTTGGAAGAGCTTCTCAAGCAGTGCGAGGGCACTCCCATTAAGGTGTACACGCACGGGGAAATGCTCCCCGCCCACATGTATCCCAAACTTCGTGAACATCCCAATCTGGCCGGGCATTATGGGGGCGCCTGGCAGAAGCAACGTCGAGAATTCGAGGAATTCTCTGGGCCTATTGTCGCCACCACCAATTGCATCCTTATCCCGAAAGACAGTTACAAGGACCGGGTGTTCACCACTCGGGTGACAGCCGTTCCTGGCGGTACCCGCCTGAAAGACGGCGATTTTTCCCCGGTGATCAAAAAAGCCCTGGAATGCCCGCCCTTGCCGGAGAATATCCACCGTGAAAGCACCGTTGGGTTCCATCACAGCGTGATCCTGTCGCTGGCCGACCAGATCGTCCAGGCCGTCAAGGAAGGCAAAGTCCGTCACTTCTTCGTCATCGGTGGTTGCGACGGCGCGGAAATCGGGCGGAACTACTTCAGCGATTACGCGCGGGCGACACCGCCCGATTCCTTCATCCTGACGTTGGGGTGTGGGAAGTACCGGATTCGAGATTATGATTACGGCACCCTGCTTGGTTTGCCCAGGCTTCTGGATATGGGCCAGTGCAACAACGCCTATGGGGCCATCAAGGTCGCTTTGGGACTGGCAGAGGCCCTGGGATGCTCTGTCAACGATCTGCCGCTCACTCTGGTGGTATCGTGGTTCGAACAGAAAGCTGTCGCGGTGCTGCTGACACTTCTGTACCTGGGGGTAAAGGGGATTACCATCGGTCCCAAACCGCCAGCTTTCATCACACCAAACGTGTTTAAGATCCTCCAGGAGAAATACGACCTGCGGCTGATCGGGCAGACGGCGGAAGACGATCTGCGGCGCGTCCTGGCGGTACGGGGCTCTGACGCCGCAGACACCCCCTCGGTCTCGCCCAAGGCCAACATCGCTGGCTGATCACTGCCCGTGAATGAAGAGTGGACGGCCATGTGGAACGCAAAGGCGGTAGGGAACCTGCAAGTTCCCTACCGCGTCTTGCGTGTCGATTGATTCCCTGATGATTCGGGTGTCGTACATTAGGAAAGTTTTTGAAAGGTGTTGCAACCAAGCGACCGATTCGGGGATTTGCGAAACCATTCTTGCAAGTACCTTGCACGTGATGGAGTTATCCGTGTTATAATTTGGCGAATGCAGTTCTGAGATGTTATTTTAGCTATGTATAATTCATCTACTCGGTAAAGATGAAAGACTCATCTGACATGGGCCCCGGTATGCTTAAAGCCGGCACACAAAAGCGGCTGTGGGATTTTCTATCACTTGGTTGGCTTCCCACTTCCGTGCGTTTGCTCGTGTTTGGAAGTTGGGGGATCTGCCTGGGGTTGGCCGCGCTGGTGGCCCATATTTCGCGTGCTCCCTCCTATTTGAGCGATGATCCCGAGGTGTGCGTCAACTGTCATGTGATGCGTCCTGAATACGTGAGCTGGCGTCACAGCAGTCACGCGGAGGTGGCCCACTGTAATGATTGCCATGTTCCTCAGGATTCATTTTGGCGGCACTGGTTGTTCAAGGCGCGAGATGGTCTCTGGCATGCCACCGTGTTCACCATGCGCTGGGAGCCACAGGTGATCAAGTTGTCCAAGAGAGCAGAGCCGGTTGTGGAGCAGAACTGTCGGCGCTGTCATGAAGCGCTGATCAGTTTCACGTCGCTTCGCGAGCATGCCCCGGGTGATCTCCGCTGCTGGGATTGTCACACAGAGGTGCCCCACGGTTCAGTACGGGGTCTGGCGACCACACCCGGTTACCTTGATCCCAGCCTGCCGCCGGTGGGGCCCAACACAGTGGGACCCCGAATCGGCGGGCGCGAGCCCCGGGCTTCTGGCGAGGGCGCCGGTCGGTAATACGCCTGGGTCAATTGTCACGCTCTTTTGGGGAATGCGCACTTTGAAGATTCTTTGAAGATTTGGAAAAGAGGTGGAAACAATGGATCAATCGCACAACACTTCACAGGGAAAGCAATGGGCTTGGGTAGGATGGGTGCTTTTTGGAGTCGCGTTGATCGTTACATTTGGCCTCGGGCTGTTAGCGTCCTCGATCCTCACCCGACGTCGGGAAGCCCTGCCGCCCCAACCCGTGCATCCCATTGCCAGATGGGAGTCAGACAGCAGCAAGTGGGCGGCCAATTTCCCCCGGGAATATGACCGCTACCGTCGGATGATGGACGATACCACCCGAACGAAATACGGCGGAGCATTTCCTCGTGATTATTTGGAAGAAACACCAGCCAACGTGATTCTCTTCGCGGGGTACGCTTTTGCCAAGGACTACCGGCAGGCACGGGGCCATGTGTATGCCGTGGAGGATGTGACGCACACCAAACGGGTCAACGAAAAAACACCAGCCACCTGCTGGACCTGCAAGAGTACGGATGTCCCTCGGCTGCTGGCCCAGATGTCACCCGCCGACTTCTACAAGCAGCCTTTTGCGGCATTCAAGAGTGAGATCACCCACCCCATCGGCTGCCTGGACTGTCATGATCCCACGGACATGCGGTTGGTGATCACGAGGCCGGCACTTCGTGAAGCCCTGCAAAGACAGGGCCGTGATCCCGACAAGCTTTCGCACCAGGAAATGCGGACGATGGTGTGTGCCCAATGCCATGTGGAGTACTACTTCAAAGGCGATGGAAAGTACCTCACATTTCCGTGGGATAAGGGCACGTCCATTGAGCAGATTGAAAGCTACTACGAGGAGGCTGATTTCAGTGATTGGACGCATGCCGTCAGTCACGCTCCCATGGTGAAAATGCAGCATCCGGATTTCGAAATATATTCCACGGGAATCCATGCCTACCGCAACGTCTCCTGTGCCGACTGTCACATGCCGTACATGAGTGAGGGAGGCGTCAAATTCACGGACCATCACGTGCAGAGTCCGCTGCTCAATATCGCGAACTCGTGCGCTGTTTGTCACCGATGGAGCGAAGAGGAAATCCGCAATCGTGTGGAAAGCATCCAGGATAAAATTCACGAAGTCCGGGGACGGGTAGAACAGGCCCTCGTGGCGGCGCATTTCGATGTGGCGGCCGCCATGCAGGCAGAGGCCACCGACGAGGAACTGCAAACTCCGCGTCAGCTCATCCGTCGAGCGCAGCTCCGATGGGATTTTGTGGCGGCCAACAACGGCATGGGATTTCACTCACCGGCGGAGTGCCTGCGGATCCTGGCTGCGGCCCTCGATCTCGCTGGGCAAGCCCGTTCCGAAGCTAGCCGAATTCTGGCCAAACACGGTATCACCGACCCCATCATCTATCCCGATGTGAGCACCAAGGAAAAAGCCCAGGCCGTGGAGCAACTGTTCGTCAAAGGAACTCCCCCCAATCTCTTGCCAAACAAGGTAGGCGGCGACCGCGCTTCCGCTGCCCTCACAGCCGGGCCGTGATGCCATTAAAAACGGGTGGCAAACCGCCGATGGCCAGTCATGCCGTTTTGCGTGATTAGCGCCGCCGGGTACGCCTGATTCGTCGCGGCTTTGGGCGATGCGAACAGCGGGTACGGCCTTCTTCCAGAGGGTCGCGATCTTCTTCCGCCGAGAAAACTGGGGGAGGCAACCTGGCGGCTAATGCCGTGGCATCCTCGTCGGTCAAATCCTGCCGCGCATACCCGTAACCGCGGA
This is a stretch of genomic DNA from Thermogutta terrifontis. It encodes these proteins:
- a CDS encoding DUF4962 domain-containing protein, encoding MNRSIGLHTAFSLLFALSSVLWTGVRASGQESRLALDESPAQPGEWGYRPEDQSISATDPPAFSWRPQNNIQDWEIQVARDSDFRDMVYEARGIIWNVHCPPKTFGAGRYFWRYRGRNQAVVTHWSRVRQFTIPPHAVSMPMPSRDELLARIPADHPRLFIRPEDLPRLRAAAKGELKDLWERLVARCENALRNPPPTEEPPKYPPNIETKSDEWAKIWWGNREYTIRALGTSALLGFVYRVGGHRPYGELAKRILLDCAKWDPVGSTGFRYNDEAGMPYAYYFSRTYTFVYDLLTEEERQKCREVMRIRGTEMYRTLCPRHFWRPYNSHANRAWHFLGEVGITFHGEIPEADDWTWFALNVFFNTYPVWCDDDGGWHEGSSYWASYMERFTWWADIMRATFRINAFQKPYFSKAGYYALYLMPPHAVTGGFGDLACTREARSNVPLMSIFAVQARNPHWMWYVESMGGPPQPREFWEFVRGTLPKVVSQPPDDLPTSRVFRGTGQAALNTTLLDARDNIQILFKSSPFGTQSHGYDANNSFLLTAYNARLFVSSGRRDLYGSAHHVRWMWSTRSVNSITVDGIGQVPHSAETRGQITAFYTSPEIDVVEGEAGPCYRDPGDPQGKGQPLLRRFTRTIIFLKPEWIVIYDRLVATRPVQYQYWLHSPEKMEVDGNRVVARVGQVECPVQFLTPERLSFTQTNEYDPNPRPRITVREWHLTAETPEKSSQIEFLALYHPHRMGNDRSAQVTWKPQEGGYVLVLNWPGETATLLLPKDEAQSLQSGDLRTKGKILISRGKNDGRSVRTVVVDGVVPAPP
- the hemE gene encoding uroporphyrinogen decarboxylase yields the protein MAAFPWEESNFMKAARRQPVERVPIWLMRQAGRYLPEYRQLREKVSFLELCRSPELAAEITVNAVARLGVDAAILFADLLPILEPMGFDLRFGPDEGPVIRNPLRLPDDVESVREIQEKDLGALDYVFRAVRLARANLPAEIPLIGFAGAPFTLAAYAIEGRTSRSFERTKRFVFAYPQAWRELMERLVASVARYLNAQIDAGVQAIQLFDSWAGCLAPDHYRQFVLPYTQAVVSQLPRNVPVIYFLTGNPALIPLQAEVGGQVVGVDWRVDLADAWAAIGEDHAIQGNLDPAVLCASREFVLEEARRILERTRGRPGHIFNLGHGVLPSTPVDNVLALVDFVHTWDPQQMP
- a CDS encoding cupin domain-containing protein, with the translated sequence MSDKRYRLADFNQIPGVACPCGTAFRAFADVPEFPGTIHRTEIHTAARPHFHRKLTETYYILEADPGAFLELDGDVIPVHPGLCVIIPPGVVHRAVGRMVILNIVVPKFDPSDEVLVDESKDLHSE
- a CDS encoding PQQ-binding-like beta-propeller repeat protein; translated protein: MTGIRPRLVRNAQGSVLLVAVVVLVLSGVNADQCTQAGDWPQLGGSSTRNNVSPAAGLPVSWSLGEVDRATVRWIGGTTARNIRWVTPLGTESYGSPVVAGNKIFCGTNNGQGYVPRYPPKVDLGCLLCLSRDTGAFLWQYSAPVLSDSGMNWPEQGLCSTPLVEGDRLWVVTNRGCVVCLDTEGFYDGENDGPFTREESTDLREADVVWEFNMIERLGVHPRYMTSSSPTAWGDLLFVVTSHGTGEKGEIARPDAPSFLALDKKTGEIVWADNSPGDRILEGQWSSPACGVLGGVPQVIFGGGDGWVYSFLAERTTNGKPTLLWKFDANPKKTRFEEGGLGDRNYLVAAPVIAGGKVYVVTGQDPQWGEGPGDLWCIDPTKRGDISAELVVDSAGNPVPPRRTFAVDESRGERVVTNPNSGVIWHYRGQDLNGNGKLDFEETLHRTLGMPAVAGGILVVGDGSGIVHCLDAETGQLLWTHDMMASVWGSPLIADGKVYLGDEDGDVAVFELAREMKLLAENPMASSVYTTPIAVDGVLYIVTRRHCVAIGSHSANSTANTP